In Streptomyces ambofaciens ATCC 23877, a single genomic region encodes these proteins:
- a CDS encoding metallophosphoesterase: MVVVFALVALAVVSVLVTANWYVWRRLFRDTTRGSGPVRRIGAVVIAGGWVLAVAALVAERAGAPFWLQRVLAWPGFLWMALSIYLLLALLVGEVVRPLLRRFLERRAARRPAAGEAGPGTAQAPGADTERIPAGTAPRAEAATEEAAREGAARHEAPPEEAAPTSAQGPAPDTDLSGTTPDVGSGGRPESPLALPSRRLFVSRVVAGAAAAAAVGTVGYGTYGVLNGPTVKRVTVPLAKLPRAAHGYRIAVVSDIHLGPVLGRGFAQKVVDTINSTQPDLIAVVGDLVDGSVKDLGPAAAPLAQLRARHGAYFVTGNHEYFSGAEQWVAEVRRLGLLPLENARTELPHFDLAGVNDVAGEDEGQGPDYDRALGDRDRTRACVLLAHQPVQIHDAVDHGVDLQLSGHTHGGQLWPGNLIAGAANPTLAGLEHYGDTQLYVSRGAGAWGPPTRVGAPSDVTVIELASLRA; the protein is encoded by the coding sequence ATGGTGGTCGTCTTCGCGCTTGTCGCGCTGGCCGTGGTGAGCGTCCTCGTGACGGCGAACTGGTACGTGTGGCGGCGCCTGTTCCGCGACACGACCCGGGGCTCCGGCCCGGTGCGCCGTATCGGCGCGGTGGTGATCGCCGGCGGCTGGGTGCTGGCGGTGGCCGCGCTGGTCGCCGAGCGTGCGGGCGCGCCCTTCTGGCTCCAGCGCGTCCTGGCCTGGCCCGGCTTCCTGTGGATGGCCCTGTCGATCTACCTGCTGCTGGCGCTGCTGGTGGGCGAGGTCGTCCGTCCGCTGCTGCGGCGGTTCCTGGAGCGTCGGGCGGCCCGGCGGCCGGCCGCGGGGGAGGCGGGACCGGGGACGGCACAGGCGCCCGGTGCGGACACCGAGCGCATACCGGCGGGAACGGCCCCCCGCGCGGAGGCCGCGACCGAGGAGGCCGCGCGCGAGGGCGCCGCGCGCCATGAGGCCCCGCCCGAGGAGGCCGCGCCCACCTCGGCGCAGGGCCCCGCACCGGACACCGACCTGTCCGGCACCACGCCCGACGTCGGCTCCGGCGGCCGGCCCGAGAGCCCTCTGGCCCTCCCCTCCCGCCGTCTCTTCGTCTCCCGCGTCGTCGCCGGCGCCGCCGCCGCGGCGGCCGTGGGGACGGTCGGCTACGGCACGTACGGCGTCCTGAACGGCCCGACGGTGAAGCGGGTGACCGTGCCGCTGGCCAAGCTCCCGCGCGCGGCGCACGGCTACCGCATCGCCGTCGTCAGCGACATCCACCTCGGCCCGGTGCTCGGCCGGGGCTTCGCGCAGAAGGTCGTCGACACCATCAACTCCACGCAGCCCGACCTGATCGCCGTTGTCGGCGACCTGGTCGACGGCAGCGTGAAGGACCTCGGCCCGGCGGCGGCCCCGCTGGCCCAGCTGCGGGCGAGGCACGGCGCGTACTTCGTCACCGGCAACCACGAGTACTTCTCCGGCGCCGAACAGTGGGTCGCCGAGGTACGGCGGCTCGGCCTGCTGCCGCTGGAGAACGCCCGCACCGAGCTGCCCCACTTCGACCTGGCCGGCGTCAACGACGTGGCGGGCGAGGACGAGGGCCAGGGCCCCGACTACGACCGGGCCCTCGGCGACCGGGACCGGACCCGCGCGTGCGTGCTCCTCGCCCACCAGCCGGTGCAGATCCACGACGCCGTCGACCACGGCGTGGACCTCCAGCTCTCCGGCCACACCCACGGGGGCCAGCTCTGGCCCGGCAACCTCATCGCGGGCGCCGCCAACCCCACCCTGGCGGGCCTGGAGCACTACGGCGACACGCAGCTCTACGTCAGCCGCGGCGCGGGCGCCTGGGGCCCGCCCACGCGTGTGGGGGCGCCCTCGGACGTCACGGTGATCGAGCTGGCCTCACTGCGGGCCTGA
- a CDS encoding TM2 domain-containing protein, producing MSEQPQQPSQPPGYGYPNQGPGPADQAGQAGPYGYPQGAYQQPGHQPPPGGYQAPGYQQAPGYYAPDPNVPFGYDPYGRPYSDKSKIVAGILQLFLGTFGIGRFYVGNVGMGIAQLLTCGGLGFWALVDGIIYLVSNDRTDAQGRILRG from the coding sequence GTGAGCGAGCAGCCGCAGCAGCCGTCCCAGCCGCCCGGTTACGGCTACCCGAACCAGGGCCCCGGCCCGGCCGATCAGGCCGGTCAGGCCGGCCCCTACGGCTACCCGCAGGGTGCCTACCAGCAGCCCGGTCACCAGCCGCCGCCCGGCGGCTACCAGGCGCCGGGCTACCAGCAGGCGCCCGGGTACTACGCCCCCGACCCCAACGTGCCCTTCGGCTACGACCCCTACGGTCGCCCGTACTCGGACAAGTCGAAGATCGTCGCCGGTATCCTCCAGCTCTTCCTCGGCACCTTCGGCATAGGCCGCTTCTACGTCGGCAACGTCGGCATGGGCATAGCCCAGTTGCTCACCTGCGGCGGCCTGGGCTTCTGGGCGCTGGTCGACGGCATCATCTACCTGGTCAGCAACGACCGTACGGACGCCCAGGGGCGGATCCTGCGTGGCTGA
- the sdhA gene encoding succinate dehydrogenase flavoprotein subunit, which yields MKVHKYDTVIVGAGGAGMRAAIESTKRSRTAVLTKLYPTRSHTGAAQGGMAAALANVEEDNWEWHTFDTVKGGDYLVDQDAAEILAKEAIDSVLDLEKMGLPFNRTPNGTIDQRRFGGHSRNHGEAPVRRSCYAADRTGHMILQTLYQNCVKEGVEFFNEFYVLDQLITEVDGVKKSAGVVAYELATGEIHVFQAKSVIYASGGTGKFFKVTSNAHTLTGDGQAAVYRRGLPLEDMEFFQFHPTGIWRMGILLTEGARGEGGILRNKDGERFMEKYAPVMKDLASRDVVSRSIYTEIREGRGCGPEGDHVYLDLTHLPPEQLDAKLPDITEFARTYLGIEPYTDPIPIQPTAHYAMGGIPTNVEGEVLADNTTVVPGLYAAGEVACVSVHGANRLGTNSLLDINVFGKRAGIAAAEYAQKADFVELPEDPASLVVGQIERLRASTGTERVAELRRELQECMDANVMVFRTEQTIKTAVEKIGELRARYKNVSIQDKGRRFNTDLLEAVELGNLLDLAEVMAVSALARKESRGGHYREDFPNRDDVNFMRHTMAYREVGDDGAESIRLDYKPVVQTRYQPMERKY from the coding sequence ATGAAGGTACACAAGTACGACACCGTCATCGTCGGCGCCGGTGGCGCCGGCATGCGCGCGGCCATCGAGTCGACGAAGCGCAGCCGCACCGCCGTGCTGACGAAGCTCTACCCCACCCGCTCCCACACGGGCGCCGCGCAGGGCGGCATGGCCGCGGCGCTGGCCAACGTGGAGGAGGACAACTGGGAGTGGCACACCTTCGACACGGTCAAGGGCGGTGACTACCTGGTCGACCAGGACGCCGCCGAGATCCTCGCGAAGGAGGCCATCGACTCGGTCCTCGACCTGGAGAAGATGGGCCTGCCGTTCAACCGGACGCCGAACGGGACGATCGACCAGCGCCGCTTCGGCGGTCACTCCCGCAACCACGGCGAGGCCCCGGTCCGCCGCTCCTGCTACGCGGCCGACCGCACCGGCCACATGATCCTCCAGACGCTGTACCAGAACTGCGTCAAGGAGGGCGTGGAGTTCTTCAACGAGTTCTACGTCCTGGACCAGCTGATCACCGAGGTCGACGGCGTCAAGAAGTCCGCCGGTGTGGTGGCCTACGAACTGGCGACCGGCGAGATCCACGTCTTCCAGGCGAAGTCCGTGATCTACGCGTCCGGCGGCACCGGCAAGTTCTTCAAGGTGACGTCCAACGCGCACACGCTCACCGGCGACGGCCAGGCGGCCGTGTACCGGCGCGGACTGCCGCTGGAGGACATGGAGTTCTTCCAGTTCCACCCGACCGGCATCTGGCGCATGGGCATCCTGCTGACGGAGGGCGCCCGCGGTGAGGGCGGCATCCTCCGCAACAAGGACGGCGAGCGCTTCATGGAGAAGTACGCGCCGGTCATGAAGGACCTCGCCTCGCGCGACGTCGTCTCGCGCTCCATCTACACGGAGATCCGCGAGGGCCGCGGCTGCGGTCCCGAGGGCGACCACGTCTACCTGGACCTCACGCACCTCCCGCCGGAGCAGCTGGACGCCAAGCTGCCCGACATCACGGAGTTCGCGCGGACCTACCTCGGCATCGAGCCCTACACGGACCCGATCCCGATCCAGCCCACCGCGCACTACGCCATGGGCGGCATCCCGACCAACGTCGAGGGCGAGGTGCTGGCGGACAACACGACCGTCGTGCCCGGCCTGTACGCGGCCGGCGAGGTGGCCTGCGTGTCCGTGCACGGCGCCAACCGCCTGGGCACCAACTCGCTGCTGGACATCAACGTCTTCGGCAAGCGGGCCGGCATCGCCGCCGCGGAGTACGCCCAGAAGGCGGACTTCGTCGAGCTGCCGGAGGACCCGGCGTCCCTGGTCGTCGGGCAGATCGAGCGGCTGCGCGCCTCCACCGGCACCGAGCGGGTGGCCGAGCTCCGCCGCGAGCTGCAGGAGTGCATGGACGCCAACGTCATGGTGTTCCGCACCGAGCAGACGATCAAGACGGCCGTCGAGAAGATCGGCGAGCTGCGCGCCCGCTACAAGAACGTGTCGATCCAGGACAAGGGCCGGCGCTTCAACACCGACCTGCTGGAGGCCGTCGAGCTGGGCAACCTGCTCGACCTGGCCGAGGTCATGGCGGTGTCCGCGCTCGCCCGCAAGGAGTCGCGCGGCGGTCACTACCGCGAGGACTTCCCCAACCGCGACGACGTCAACTTCATGCGCCACACCATGGCGTACCGCGAGGTGGGCGACGACGGCGCCGAGTCCATCCGGCTCGACTACAAGCCGGTCGTCCAGACCCGCTACCAGCCGATGGAGCGTAAGTACTGA
- a CDS encoding succinate dehydrogenase hydrophobic membrane anchor subunit: MSTTETTPSGIGPVEGAGASVYTVDNPAPLIEPPRKRTKKSPKSTRGNFEMAAWLFMRLSGVVLVVLVIGHLLIQLVLDGGVSKIGFAFVAGRWASPFWQVWDLLMLWLAMLHGANGLRTVINDYAERPNTRLWLKGLLYTATVFTILLGTLVIFTFDPNIR, from the coding sequence ATGTCGACCACTGAAACCACCCCCTCCGGCATCGGCCCCGTCGAGGGCGCGGGCGCCTCGGTCTACACCGTGGACAACCCGGCGCCGCTGATCGAGCCGCCCCGCAAGCGGACCAAGAAGTCCCCCAAGTCCACGCGCGGCAACTTCGAGATGGCCGCCTGGCTCTTCATGCGCCTGTCCGGCGTGGTGCTGGTCGTCCTGGTCATCGGGCACCTGCTCATCCAGCTGGTGCTGGACGGCGGTGTCTCGAAGATCGGCTTCGCCTTCGTGGCGGGCCGCTGGGCCTCGCCCTTCTGGCAGGTCTGGGACCTCCTGATGCTCTGGCTCGCGATGCTGCACGGCGCGAACGGCCTGCGCACGGTCATCAACGACTACGCGGAGCGCCCGAACACGCGCCTGTGGCTCAAGGGCCTGCTCTACACCGCCACGGTGTTCACCATCCTGCTGGGCACGCTGGTGATCTTCACCTTCGACCCGAACATCCGCTAG
- a CDS encoding succinate dehydrogenase iron-sulfur subunit, translated as MATPVMEKSDKAPEPGFADSPYITVTFRVRRFNPEVSAEAAWEDFQLEIDPKERVLDALHKIKWDLDGSLTFRRSCAHGICGSDAMRINGKNRLACKTLIKDINPEKPITVEAIKGLTVLKDLVVDMEPFFQAYRDVMPFLITKDTNEPTRERLQSAEDRERFDDTTKCILCAACTSSCPVFWNDGQYFGPAAIVNAHRFIFDSRDEAGEQRLEILNDRDGVWRCRTTFNCTDACPRGIEVTKAIAEVKRALITRRF; from the coding sequence ATGGCTACCCCTGTCATGGAGAAGAGCGACAAGGCCCCCGAGCCCGGCTTCGCCGACTCCCCGTACATCACGGTCACCTTCCGCGTCCGGCGGTTCAACCCGGAGGTCTCGGCGGAGGCCGCCTGGGAAGACTTCCAGCTGGAGATCGACCCGAAGGAGCGCGTCCTCGACGCGCTGCACAAGATCAAGTGGGACCTGGACGGAAGCCTCACCTTCCGCCGCTCCTGCGCGCACGGCATCTGCGGTTCGGACGCCATGCGGATCAACGGCAAGAACAGGCTCGCCTGCAAGACGCTGATCAAGGACATCAACCCCGAGAAGCCGATCACGGTCGAGGCCATCAAGGGCCTGACGGTCCTCAAGGACCTGGTCGTCGACATGGAGCCGTTCTTCCAGGCGTACCGGGACGTGATGCCCTTCCTGATCACGAAGGACACCAACGAGCCGACGCGTGAGCGTCTCCAGTCCGCCGAGGACCGCGAGCGCTTCGACGACACGACGAAGTGCATCCTGTGCGCCGCCTGCACGTCCTCGTGCCCGGTGTTCTGGAACGACGGGCAGTACTTCGGCCCGGCGGCGATCGTCAACGCCCACCGCTTCATCTTCGACTCGCGCGACGAGGCCGGCGAGCAGCGGCTGGAGATCCTGAACGACCGCGACGGCGTCTGGCGCTGCCGCACGACCTTCAACTGCACGGACGCCTGCCCGCGCGGTATCGAGGTCACCAAGGCGATCGCGGAGGTGAAGCGGGCGCTCATCACGCGCCGCTTCTGA
- a CDS encoding 2-oxo-4-hydroxy-4-carboxy-5-ureidoimidazoline decarboxylase codes for MQTRATPVTPSSLERFNTAPAEEAVATLLTCLNSGHWAERLTSHRPYPDLPSLLAAADEAAYDLSPDDLAQALAAETLPPLPEDTYAAAYTALSAAYAAYEARFGHVFAICLDGMASDEALNHVLAGIRSRLANDPDEERLIALEELRLLARGRLTRIAGGRERDAAGRAAQAGPGTGDPLPANPPGPPPR; via the coding sequence GTGCAAACCCGCGCCACACCGGTAACCCCCTCCTCGCTGGAGCGCTTCAACACCGCCCCGGCCGAGGAGGCCGTCGCCACGCTCCTGACCTGCCTGAACAGCGGTCACTGGGCCGAGCGCCTCACCTCCCACCGCCCCTACCCCGACCTGCCGTCCCTGCTGGCGGCCGCGGACGAGGCGGCGTACGACCTGTCCCCGGACGACCTGGCCCAGGCCCTGGCGGCGGAGACGCTGCCGCCGCTCCCCGAGGACACGTACGCGGCGGCGTACACGGCCCTGAGCGCGGCGTACGCGGCCTACGAGGCGCGCTTCGGGCACGTGTTCGCCATCTGCCTGGACGGCATGGCGTCGGACGAGGCCCTGAACCACGTGCTGGCCGGTATCCGGTCACGATTGGCGAACGATCCCGACGAGGAACGACTGATCGCCCTCGAGGAGCTGCGCCTCCTGGCAAGGGGGCGGCTGACCCGCATCGCCGGAGGGCGGGAACGCGACGCCGCCGGCCGCGCCGCGCAGGCCGGGCCCGGCACGGGTGACCCGCTTCCGGCGAACCCGCCGGGCCCCCCGCCGCGATAG
- a CDS encoding TetR/AcrR family transcriptional regulator encodes MPAKNDGPDDGAPLSKSEQTRALILETAMRLFQERGYDRTTMRAIAQEAGVSVGNAYYYFAGKEHLIQGFYDRIAAEHQAAVREVLAKETDLESRLAGVLKVWLDIATPYHEFAVQFFKNAADPDSPLSPFSPESEHARVEAISVHRSVLAGTRTKVPAELRDILPELLWLSQMGLVLYWIFDRTEGRERSYRLAERGARLTARGVALARFRVLRPLVREVHELFTDFLPGMTKALPDPAKKAAPSRDTAAGDPSGPQ; translated from the coding sequence GTGCCTGCGAAGAACGACGGCCCCGACGACGGTGCCCCCCTCAGCAAGTCCGAGCAGACCCGCGCGCTGATCCTGGAGACGGCCATGCGGCTGTTCCAGGAACGCGGCTACGACCGGACCACCATGCGGGCCATCGCCCAGGAGGCCGGGGTCTCCGTCGGCAACGCGTACTACTACTTCGCCGGCAAGGAGCACCTGATCCAGGGCTTCTACGACCGGATCGCCGCCGAGCACCAGGCGGCGGTCCGGGAGGTGCTGGCCAAGGAGACCGACCTGGAGTCCCGGCTGGCGGGCGTGCTGAAGGTCTGGCTGGACATCGCCACGCCGTACCACGAGTTCGCGGTGCAGTTCTTCAAGAACGCGGCCGATCCGGACAGCCCGCTCAGCCCCTTCTCCCCCGAGTCGGAGCACGCGCGCGTGGAGGCCATCAGCGTCCACCGCTCGGTGCTGGCCGGGACGAGGACCAAGGTGCCCGCGGAACTGCGGGACATCCTGCCCGAGCTGCTGTGGCTCTCCCAGATGGGTCTGGTCCTGTACTGGATCTTCGACCGGACGGAGGGGCGCGAGCGCAGCTACCGCCTCGCCGAGCGCGGTGCCCGGCTGACCGCGCGGGGTGTGGCCCTGGCCCGCTTCCGGGTACTGCGCCCGCTGGTGCGCGAGGTGCACGAGCTGTTCACGGACTTCCTGCCGGGGATGACCAAGGCGCTGCCGGACCCGGCGAAGAAGGCGGCACCCTCGCGGGACACCGCCGCAGGGGACCCCTCAGGCCCGCAGTGA
- a CDS encoding VOC family protein has protein sequence MSDHESYELLGFDNVLLPVGDLGAAVDFYERAGFPVAFRLDEAGIALLKAGGETPGLLLRAEEEFGRRPPLWPSARVWLEVSDARTASRALRDAGVEPLDEPFSVATGWTVEFADPWGNVVGLTDYSKRPELARRL, from the coding sequence ATGTCAGATCATGAGTCGTACGAACTGCTCGGGTTCGACAACGTCCTGCTGCCCGTCGGGGACCTCGGTGCGGCCGTCGACTTCTACGAGCGGGCCGGCTTCCCGGTCGCCTTCCGGCTCGACGAGGCCGGGATCGCCCTGCTGAAGGCCGGCGGCGAGACGCCGGGCCTCCTGCTGCGGGCCGAGGAGGAGTTCGGGCGGCGGCCGCCGCTGTGGCCCTCCGCGCGGGTGTGGCTGGAGGTGTCGGACGCCCGCACCGCGTCCCGGGCGCTGCGCGACGCCGGGGTGGAGCCGCTCGACGAGCCCTTCTCCGTCGCCACCGGCTGGACCGTCGAGTTCGCCGACCCCTGGGGCAACGTCGTCGGCCTCACGGACTACTCCAAGCGGCCCGAGCTGGCCCGCCGCCTCTGA
- a CDS encoding thiol-disulfide oxidoreductase DCC family protein, which yields MAPAPGTAGAPVRRLTVLYDAECSLCTHVRDWLLRQPRLVPLELVPAGSDEARRRFPGLDHGTSLEEVTVVGDAGQVYRGAAAWIVVLWALREHRPLAHRLGTPAGAKLARGAVLAAAKWRRAGRWGGNGYRRADGWVYEPGHGWMYTGPGCDDGTCATR from the coding sequence ATGGCTCCCGCTCCCGGGACGGCCGGCGCCCCCGTGCGCCGGCTCACCGTCCTCTACGACGCCGAGTGCTCCCTGTGCACCCACGTACGGGACTGGCTGCTGCGGCAGCCGCGGCTGGTGCCGCTGGAGCTGGTCCCGGCCGGGTCGGACGAGGCGCGCCGGCGCTTCCCGGGGCTCGACCACGGCACCTCCCTGGAGGAGGTCACCGTGGTCGGCGACGCCGGGCAGGTGTACCGGGGCGCCGCCGCCTGGATCGTCGTCCTGTGGGCGCTGCGCGAGCACCGGCCGCTCGCCCACCGGCTCGGCACGCCCGCCGGGGCGAAGCTGGCCAGGGGCGCCGTGCTGGCCGCCGCCAAGTGGCGCCGGGCGGGCCGGTGGGGCGGCAACGGCTACCGTCGCGCCGACGGCTGGGTCTACGAGCCGGGCCACGGGTGGATGTACACGGGCCCCGGCTGTGACGACGGCACCTGCGCCACTCGTTAG
- a CDS encoding DUF2752 domain-containing protein codes for MAEAARPAPPGRRRLPRHPAAAPLAVLVAGAAGAGYLWATDPHEPGHLLPQCPFRYVTGLLCPACGGTRMTYDLMHGHFAAAWLDNRALLLAAPFALALWGRWTVEGLRGRPYRPRIAPWAQASILLAAVAWTVTRNVV; via the coding sequence GTGGCTGAGGCGGCTCGTCCCGCACCACCCGGCCGGCGGCGCCTGCCGCGGCACCCGGCGGCGGCACCCCTCGCGGTGCTCGTCGCGGGCGCCGCGGGCGCCGGCTACCTCTGGGCCACCGACCCGCACGAGCCCGGACACCTGCTGCCGCAGTGCCCGTTCCGCTACGTCACCGGCCTGCTGTGCCCGGCCTGCGGCGGCACCCGCATGACGTACGACCTGATGCACGGTCACTTCGCGGCCGCCTGGCTGGACAACCGGGCCCTGCTGCTGGCCGCGCCGTTCGCGCTGGCGCTGTGGGGGCGCTGGACGGTGGAGGGGCTGCGCGGCCGTCCCTACCGGCCCCGGATCGCCCCGTGGGCCCAGGCGTCGATCCTGCTGGCGGCGGTGGCCTGGACGGTCACCCGCAACGTCGTATGA
- a CDS encoding D-alanyl-D-alanine carboxypeptidase family protein has product MPAPKKTARRALTVTSAALTALAALAPGATAAPSPSASPSAAPPASMSTVGGARLGKPGTQVSLAGGAPVLPKDLTARSWIVADAESGDVLAAHNAHWRLAPASTLKMLFADTLLPKWPKTTKHKVVPSDLADVGAGSSMVGIKEEETYTVHDLWLGVFLRSGNDAVHVLSAMNGGVESTVAEMNDHAEELQALDTNVVSPDGYDAPEQVSSAYDLTLFARSGLQKKDFREYASTVSAKFPGETKKDKKGKTSRKPFEIQNTNRLLSGDSDMDVYPGIAGVKNGNTTNAGSTFTGVAEQGGKVLLVTVMNPAKDEHNEVYKETARLFDWGFKAAGKVEPVGELVPPRSAAQASPEPGDGAAGEAGGTGKGAAGTKPVAGAPTADGSGGVGIAAGIAGGLLVLLAGGVFLINRKWPLPDLVRRRTRP; this is encoded by the coding sequence GTGCCCGCACCCAAGAAGACCGCCAGGCGCGCCCTGACGGTCACCTCCGCCGCCCTGACCGCTCTCGCCGCCCTCGCGCCCGGCGCGACGGCCGCCCCGAGTCCCTCGGCGAGCCCGTCGGCCGCTCCGCCCGCGTCGATGTCGACCGTGGGCGGCGCACGGCTCGGGAAGCCCGGCACGCAGGTCTCCCTGGCGGGTGGGGCGCCCGTGCTGCCGAAGGACCTCACCGCCCGTTCCTGGATCGTGGCCGACGCCGAGTCCGGCGACGTGCTCGCCGCGCACAACGCGCACTGGCGGCTGGCCCCGGCGAGCACGCTGAAGATGCTGTTCGCTGACACACTGCTGCCGAAGTGGCCGAAGACGACCAAGCACAAGGTCGTCCCCTCCGATCTGGCGGACGTCGGTGCCGGGTCGAGCATGGTCGGCATCAAGGAGGAGGAGACGTACACCGTCCACGACCTGTGGCTCGGCGTCTTCCTGCGGTCCGGCAACGACGCCGTGCACGTGCTGTCCGCGATGAACGGCGGCGTCGAGAGCACCGTGGCGGAGATGAACGACCACGCCGAGGAGCTCCAGGCCCTCGACACGAACGTCGTCAGCCCCGACGGCTACGACGCCCCGGAGCAGGTCTCCTCCGCGTACGACCTGACGTTGTTCGCCCGCTCCGGGCTCCAGAAGAAGGACTTCCGCGAGTACGCGTCGACGGTCAGCGCCAAGTTCCCGGGCGAGACGAAGAAGGACAAGAAGGGCAAGACCTCCCGCAAGCCCTTCGAGATCCAGAACACCAACAGGCTGCTGTCCGGCGACTCGGACATGGACGTCTACCCGGGCATCGCGGGCGTGAAGAACGGCAACACCACCAACGCGGGCTCCACCTTCACCGGCGTCGCCGAGCAGGGCGGCAAGGTGCTGCTGGTCACGGTCATGAACCCGGCGAAGGACGAGCACAACGAGGTCTACAAGGAGACCGCCCGCCTGTTCGACTGGGGCTTCAAGGCGGCCGGCAAGGTGGAGCCGGTCGGCGAGCTGGTGCCGCCGAGGAGCGCCGCGCAGGCCAGCCCCGAGCCGGGCGACGGCGCCGCCGGGGAGGCCGGCGGCACCGGGAAGGGCGCGGCGGGCACGAAGCCGGTGGCGGGCGCCCCGACCGCGGACGGCTCCGGCGGGGTCGGCATCGCGGCCGGCATCGCCGGCGGACTGCTGGTGCTGCTCGCGGGCGGCGTGTTCCTGATCAACCGGAAATGGCCGC
- a CDS encoding TM2 domain-containing protein — translation MTVPPNAAAPYGVDPQGRPYSDKSKIVAGILQLFLGTLGIGRFYVGSVGVGVAQLLTCGGLGVWALIDGIMFLVSNDRTDKEGRPLRG, via the coding sequence ATGACCGTCCCCCCGAACGCCGCCGCTCCCTACGGTGTCGACCCGCAGGGCCGTCCGTACTCGGACAAGTCGAAGATCGTCGCCGGTATCCTCCAGCTCTTCCTGGGCACCCTGGGCATCGGCCGCTTCTACGTGGGTTCCGTCGGCGTGGGCGTGGCTCAGCTGCTGACCTGCGGTGGCCTGGGCGTCTGGGCGCTGATCGACGGCATCATGTTCCTGGTCAGCAACGACCGCACGGACAAGGAAGGCCGCCCGCTGCGCGGCTGA
- a CDS encoding SCO4848 family membrane protein: protein MKLSRPVSWFLLAFGVWSWIIWITFVKNLVKDGSGLAFEDGDPTAYFWVHLLLAVVSFVLGTVVGVIGLRGLRALRRTS, encoded by the coding sequence ATGAAGCTCAGCCGCCCCGTCTCCTGGTTCCTGCTCGCTTTCGGGGTGTGGAGCTGGATCATCTGGATCACTTTCGTCAAAAACCTGGTCAAGGACGGCAGCGGGCTCGCCTTCGAGGACGGCGACCCCACGGCGTACTTCTGGGTGCACCTGCTGCTCGCCGTCGTGTCCTTCGTATTGGGGACGGTCGTCGGGGTCATCGGGTTGCGTGGACTGCGCGCACTGCGCCGAACGTCATAG
- the sdhC gene encoding succinate dehydrogenase, cytochrome b556 subunit encodes MPAGTLYRGREGMWSWVAHRVTGVLIFFFLFVHVLDTALVRVSPEAYDTVVATYKTPIVALLEYGLVAAILFHALNGLRVIAVDFWVKGARYQKQMLWTVVALWVVLMVGAIYPVLGHAARELFGS; translated from the coding sequence GTGCCGGCTGGAACGCTGTACCGCGGCCGGGAAGGAATGTGGTCCTGGGTGGCTCATCGAGTCACCGGCGTCCTCATTTTCTTCTTCCTGTTCGTTCACGTGCTGGACACCGCTCTCGTGCGGGTGTCCCCCGAGGCCTACGACACCGTCGTGGCCACGTACAAGACGCCGATCGTCGCGCTGCTGGAGTACGGCCTCGTGGCCGCCATCCTCTTCCACGCGCTCAACGGCCTGCGTGTCATCGCCGTCGACTTCTGGGTCAAGGGCGCCCGCTACCAGAAGCAGATGCTCTGGACCGTCGTCGCCCTGTGGGTCGTGCTCATGGTCGGGGCGATCTACCCCGTCCTCGGCCACGCCGCTCGTGAACTGTTCGGGAGCTGA